Proteins found in one Sardina pilchardus chromosome 3, fSarPil1.1, whole genome shotgun sequence genomic segment:
- the sox10 gene encoding transcription factor SOX-10 isoform X1 — protein sequence MSGEEQSLSEVEMSPGVSDDGHSMSPGHSSGPAGGADSPLSGQQPQLSSVVDESGSRVSIKSDEEDDRFPIGIREAVSQVLNGYDWTLVPMPVRVNSGSKSKPHVKRPMNAFMVWAQAARRKLADQYPHLHNAELSKTLGKLWRLLNENDKRPFIEEAERLRKQHKKDYPEYKYQPRRRKNGKPNSSTEADAHSEGEVSHSQSHYKSLHLEVAHSGGAGSPLADGHHPHAAGQSHSPPTPPTTPKTELQSGKSGEGKREGGGAGGSRGGLGVGADGSSGSASGAGKPHIDFGNVDIGEISHDVMANMEPFDVNEFDQYLPPNGHPGVVGGSSGAAGAAGSSASPYAYGISTALAAASGHSAAWLSKQHQQQQQQQQGHHAASLASDPSKAQIKSEAGPPVGHFAGEAGGSGSHVTYTPLSLPHYSSAFPTLASRAQFADYADHQASGSYYAHSSQASGLYSAFSYMGPSQRPLYTAITDPSSVPQSHSPTHWEQPVYTTLSRP from the exons ATGTCGGGAGAGGAACAGAGCTTGTCTGAGGTGGAGATGAGCCCTGGCGTCTCGGATGACGGCCACTCCATGTCTCCTGGCCACTCCTCGGGGCCTGCAGGTGGAGCGGACTCACCTTTGTCTGGACAGCAGCCGCAGCTGTCATCGGTCGTAGACGAAAGTGGCAGCAGGGTCTCCATCAAGTCTGACGAGGAGGATGACCGCTTCCCCATTGGTATCCGCGAGGCGGTAAGCCAGGTGCTGAACGGATACGATTGGACGCTAGTGCCCATGCCGGTGCGTGTGAACTCAGGAAGCAAGAGCAAGCCGCACGTGAAGAGACCCATGAATGCCTTCATGGTGTGGGCCCAGGCCGCGCGGCGAAAACTTGCTGACCAGTACCCTCACCTGCACAACGCCGAGCTTAGTAAAACATTGGGCAAATTGTGGCG GCTCTTGAATGAGAACGACAAGCGGCCCTTCATCGAGGAGGCGGAGAGGCTGCGGAAGCAGCACAAGAAGGACTACCCGGAATACAAGTACCAGCCGCGCCGCCGGAAGAACGGCAAGCCCAACTCCAGCACTGAGGCCGATGCCCACTCAGAGGGTGAGGTCAGCCACAGCCAATCACACTACAAGAGCCTCCACCTAGAAGTGGCCCACAGCGGAGGGGCAGGGTCTCCACTGGCCGATGGGCACCACCCCCACGCTGCAG gcCAGAGCCACAGTCCTCCAACGCCCCCGACTACGCCCAAGACTGAGCTGCAGTCCGGGAAATCGGGCGAGGGGAAGCGGGAGGGTGGCGGAGCCGGAGGCTCCCGTGGGGGCCTGGGCGTGGGAGCCGACGGCAGCTCCGGGTCAGCGTCCGGCGCCGGCAAGCCCCACATCGACTTCGGGAACGTGGACATCGGCGAGATCAGCCACGACGTGATGGCCAACATGGAGCCGTTCGACGTGAACGAGTTCGACCAGTACCTCCCCCCCAACGGGCACCCGGGCGTCGTCGGCGGCAGCTCGGGGGCCGCCGGGGCGGCGGGCTCGTCCGCCTCGCCGTACGCCTACGGCATCTCCACGGCCCTGGCGGCGGCCAGCGGACACTCGGCCGCCTGGCTGTCcaagcagcaccagcagcagcagcagcagcagcagggccacCACGCCGCCTCGCTGGCCTCCGACCCGTCCAAAGCCCAGATCAAGAGCGAGGCCGGCCCGCCGGTGGGCCACTTCGCCGGCGAGGCGGGCGGCAGCGGCTCCCACGTCACCTACACCCCGCTCAGCCTGCCCCACTACAGTTCGGCCTTCCCCACGCTGGCCTCGCGCGCCCAGTTCGCCGACTACGCCGACCACCAGGCCTCGGGCTCCTACTACGCCCACTCCAGCCAGGCCTCGGGGCTCTACTCGGCCTTCTCCTACATGGGGCCCTCGCAGAGGCCCCTCTACACCGCCATCACCGATCCCTCCAGCGTGCCCCAGTCCCACAGCCCCACGCACTGGGAGCAGCCCGTCTACACCACCCTCTCGCGTCCTTGA
- the sox10 gene encoding transcription factor SOX-10 isoform X2, whose translation MSGEEQSLSEVEMSPGVSDDGHSMSPGHSSGPAGGADSPLSGQQPQLSSVVDESGSRVSIKSDEEDDRFPIGIREAVSQVLNGYDWTLVPMPVRVNSGSKSKPHVKRPMNAFMVWAQAARRKLADQYPHLHNAELSKTLGKLWRLLNENDKRPFIEEAERLRKQHKKDYPEYKYQPRRRKNGKPNSSTEADAHSEGQSHSPPTPPTTPKTELQSGKSGEGKREGGGAGGSRGGLGVGADGSSGSASGAGKPHIDFGNVDIGEISHDVMANMEPFDVNEFDQYLPPNGHPGVVGGSSGAAGAAGSSASPYAYGISTALAAASGHSAAWLSKQHQQQQQQQQGHHAASLASDPSKAQIKSEAGPPVGHFAGEAGGSGSHVTYTPLSLPHYSSAFPTLASRAQFADYADHQASGSYYAHSSQASGLYSAFSYMGPSQRPLYTAITDPSSVPQSHSPTHWEQPVYTTLSRP comes from the exons ATGTCGGGAGAGGAACAGAGCTTGTCTGAGGTGGAGATGAGCCCTGGCGTCTCGGATGACGGCCACTCCATGTCTCCTGGCCACTCCTCGGGGCCTGCAGGTGGAGCGGACTCACCTTTGTCTGGACAGCAGCCGCAGCTGTCATCGGTCGTAGACGAAAGTGGCAGCAGGGTCTCCATCAAGTCTGACGAGGAGGATGACCGCTTCCCCATTGGTATCCGCGAGGCGGTAAGCCAGGTGCTGAACGGATACGATTGGACGCTAGTGCCCATGCCGGTGCGTGTGAACTCAGGAAGCAAGAGCAAGCCGCACGTGAAGAGACCCATGAATGCCTTCATGGTGTGGGCCCAGGCCGCGCGGCGAAAACTTGCTGACCAGTACCCTCACCTGCACAACGCCGAGCTTAGTAAAACATTGGGCAAATTGTGGCG GCTCTTGAATGAGAACGACAAGCGGCCCTTCATCGAGGAGGCGGAGAGGCTGCGGAAGCAGCACAAGAAGGACTACCCGGAATACAAGTACCAGCCGCGCCGCCGGAAGAACGGCAAGCCCAACTCCAGCACTGAGGCCGATGCCCACTCAGAGG gcCAGAGCCACAGTCCTCCAACGCCCCCGACTACGCCCAAGACTGAGCTGCAGTCCGGGAAATCGGGCGAGGGGAAGCGGGAGGGTGGCGGAGCCGGAGGCTCCCGTGGGGGCCTGGGCGTGGGAGCCGACGGCAGCTCCGGGTCAGCGTCCGGCGCCGGCAAGCCCCACATCGACTTCGGGAACGTGGACATCGGCGAGATCAGCCACGACGTGATGGCCAACATGGAGCCGTTCGACGTGAACGAGTTCGACCAGTACCTCCCCCCCAACGGGCACCCGGGCGTCGTCGGCGGCAGCTCGGGGGCCGCCGGGGCGGCGGGCTCGTCCGCCTCGCCGTACGCCTACGGCATCTCCACGGCCCTGGCGGCGGCCAGCGGACACTCGGCCGCCTGGCTGTCcaagcagcaccagcagcagcagcagcagcagcagggccacCACGCCGCCTCGCTGGCCTCCGACCCGTCCAAAGCCCAGATCAAGAGCGAGGCCGGCCCGCCGGTGGGCCACTTCGCCGGCGAGGCGGGCGGCAGCGGCTCCCACGTCACCTACACCCCGCTCAGCCTGCCCCACTACAGTTCGGCCTTCCCCACGCTGGCCTCGCGCGCCCAGTTCGCCGACTACGCCGACCACCAGGCCTCGGGCTCCTACTACGCCCACTCCAGCCAGGCCTCGGGGCTCTACTCGGCCTTCTCCTACATGGGGCCCTCGCAGAGGCCCCTCTACACCGCCATCACCGATCCCTCCAGCGTGCCCCAGTCCCACAGCCCCACGCACTGGGAGCAGCCCGTCTACACCACCCTCTCGCGTCCTTGA
- the kcnj4 gene encoding ATP-sensitive inward rectifier potassium channel 12, giving the protein MGTARADRYCIVLPDEDGLKISTLGLHNGSSTPSRNLLSPGGSDVLGMGGGLGGRGMGSPYNGKILTTGANQLRSRFVKKNGQCNVVFNNMDDKPRRYLADIFTTCVDIRWRYLFLLFCSTFLISWFVFGVIFYFVSLAHGDFDEHLRIVSAPGVGGGLGTGVGGRVVEQREWKPCLLHVEGFVGAFLFSIETQTTIGYGWRCVTEECPVAVVTVVVQSILGCIIDSFMIGTIMAKMARPKKRNQTLMFSNNAVISLRDGKLCLMWRVGNLRRSHIVEAHVRAQLIRPYVTAEGEFIPLEQTDLNVGYDTGIDRLFLVSPLVIVHEIDEDSPLYGMSRADLESDEFEVVVILEGMVEATAMTTQCRSSYLSKEILWGHRFEPVIFEDRDRYQVDYARFHKTYEVSSTPHCSAKELAEAAEHRSSASSRSASPVSVSLAATQNRLMPHSPSAFCYENEIALCIAGEDDDEEEEDEQPKQIDVVDSETDRIAISKDFQKMFQETGSTSSGNNTLLDTVNQIEFDILQTSIPLDPVTYKSEPEI; this is encoded by the exons ATGGGAACGGCACGGGCAGACAG GTACTGCATTGTACTGCCAGATGAGGACGGTCTAAAAATATCCACCCTCGGGCTTCACAATGGTAGCAGCACCCCGAGCCGTAACTTGCTCTCGCCAGGGGGATCGGATGTCTTAGGGATGGGAGGGGGCCTGGGTGGCCGAGGCATGGGGAGTCCCTACAACGGCAAGATCCTGACCACCGGTGCCAACCAGCTCAGGAGCCGCTTCGTCAAGAAGAACGGCCAGTGCAATGTGGTGTTCAACAACATGGACGACAAGCCCCGCCGCTACCTGGCGGACATTTTCACCACCTGCGTGGACATCCGCTGGAGGTacctgttcctcctcttctgctccaCATTCCTGATCTCCTGGTTTGTGTTCGGAGTGATCTTCTACTTTGTGTCTTTGGCCCATGGAGACTTTGACGAGCACCTGAGAATAGTCTCCGCTCCAGGAGTCGGGGGTGGGTTGGGGACTGGTGTTGGGGGAAGGGTTGTTgagcagagagagtggaagCCCTGCCTCTTGCATGTCGAAGGGTTTGTTGGGGCCTTTTTGTTTTCCATTGAAACACAAACCACAATTGGCTATGGGTGGCGTTGTGTGACCGAAGAGTGCCCGGTGGCTGTTGTCACAGTTGTGGTTCAGTCCATATTGGGCTGTATCATAGACTCCTTCATGATCGGTACCATCATGGCAAAGATGGCGCGGCCTAAGAAGAGGAACCAGACGCTGATGTTCTCCAACAACGCCGTTATCTCCCTCCGCGACGGCAAGCTGTGCCTGATGTGGCGTGTGGGAAACCTGCGCCGTAGCCACATTGTGGAGGCCCATGTTCGGGCCCAGCTCATCAGGCCCTACGTGACCGCCGAGGGGGAGTTCATCCCTCTGGAGCAGACTGACCTCAACGTGGGCTATGACACGGGAATAGACCGGCTTTTTCTCGTGTCGCCTCTTGTGATAGTCCACGAAATCGATGAGGACAGCCCGCTCTATGGCATGAGCCGGGCCGACCTGGAGTCAGACGAGTTCGAGGTGGTGGTCATCCTGGAGGGCATGGTCGAGGCCACGGCCATGACCACCCAGTGCCGCAGCTCTTACCTGTCCAAAGAGATCCTCTGGGGCCACCGGTTTGAGCCGGTGATATTCGAGGACCGAGACCGCTACCAGGTGGACTATGCACGGTTCCACAAAACCTACGAGGTTTCCTCCACGCCACATTGCAGCGCCAAGGAGCTTGCAGAGGCTGCGGAGCACcgctcctcagcctcctcccGCTCCGCGTCCCCCGTTAGCGTTAGCCTAGCGGCCACCCAGAACCGCCTGATGCCCCATTCCCCCAGCGCCTTCTGCTACGAGAACGAGATCGCCCTTTGCATTGCtggggaggatgatgatgaggaggaggaggacgaacaGCCAAAGCAGATAGATGTTGTAGACTCTGAGACTGATAGGATTGCCATATCCAAAGACTTCCAGAAGATGTTCCAGGAGACTGGATCAACGTCATCTGGCAACAACACGCTTTTAGACACAGTCAATCAGATAGAGTTTGACATTCTTCAGACTTCCATTCCTCTTGATCCTGTAACATACAAAAGTGAGCCAGAAATCTGA